In one window of bacterium DNA:
- a CDS encoding lytic transglycosylase domain-containing protein, whose amino-acid sequence MKKFFVVILLCLNIVALVTIIGYPEAEAIPRPKLTGALPQTTPEWEKSVLEAIPKVIAEYGENIKEAAQEYFVHRKIVIAMLIVESMGNPYAESPAGAKGCMQTLPSTDVEIGVMGNSFDCITSIWKGTKYFARLRDHYKLTPLIKVIAAYEKGPDRVANYTQQDLLKSDYLNKIAFVVEHLPENF is encoded by the coding sequence ATGAAGAAGTTTTTTGTGGTTATTTTGCTTTGTCTTAATATTGTCGCTCTTGTTACCATCATTGGGTATCCAGAGGCAGAAGCCATTCCACGCCCAAAACTGACGGGTGCACTTCCGCAAACCACACCCGAATGGGAAAAATCTGTATTGGAAGCAATTCCAAAAGTAATAGCCGAATATGGCGAAAACATCAAGGAGGCGGCTCAAGAATATTTTGTCCATCGGAAGATCGTCATAGCAATGCTTATTGTGGAAAGTATGGGAAACCCATACGCCGAATCACCAGCTGGTGCAAAGGGGTGCATGCAAACACTTCCTTCAACAGATGTAGAGATTGGCGTGATGGGCAATAGTTTTGATTGCATCACCAGCATATGGAAGGGTACGAAGTATTTTGCTCGTCTTCGAGATCACTATAAACTGACTCCCCTAATCAAGGTGATTGCCGCTTACGAAAAAGGTCCTGATCGTGTAGCCAACTACACGCAACAAGATCTCCTCAAGAGCGATTATCTTAACAAGATTGCTTTTGTTGTCGAGCATCTCCCAGAAAATTTCTGA
- a CDS encoding glycosyltransferase, with amino-acid sequence MNYNKDEITILIPCYNEESLIGLIIENFHKVGFSNILVVDDGSKDESSKIASSLNAQVIRNYKVSGLDMAILRGVYEVKTPYTLIFYHYSEEPITPELLEQFIQFGISGRYSLLISKDDSKRSTTLSGIIKKRFGLFIAEPLFDVIFLNNDLTDLIKKKIGGTGYYLFFEIIGEAIKNKLKIGSYSLGISRYRPKMFREKIWMFLNTILDHNPKEYFKYAVPDIEKRERNKTILIIVITAAITFLFDLILRYFSVTFM; translated from the coding sequence ATGAACTACAATAAAGATGAGATCACTATTCTAATACCTTGCTATAACGAAGAATCACTAATAGGATTAATAATAGAGAATTTTCACAAAGTAGGCTTCAGTAATATTTTGGTCGTAGACGATGGTTCAAAAGATGAATCCTCAAAAATAGCCTCAAGTCTTAATGCGCAGGTCATTAGAAATTATAAAGTAAGTGGATTAGACATGGCAATCCTCAGGGGAGTTTATGAAGTTAAAACTCCTTATACGTTAATATTTTATCATTACTCTGAAGAACCAATCACACCAGAACTTTTAGAACAATTTATTCAGTTTGGAATCAGTGGCAGGTATTCATTATTGATTTCAAAAGATGATTCTAAAAGATCCACTACTTTAAGTGGCATTATTAAAAAAAGATTTGGTCTATTCATAGCGGAGCCTCTTTTTGACGTTATTTTTTTGAACAATGATCTAACTGACCTTATAAAGAAAAAAATTGGTGGAACGGGTTATTATCTTTTTTTTGAAATAATAGGAGAAGCAATAAAGAATAAATTAAAAATCGGGAGTTATTCTTTGGGAATATCTCGATATAGACCAAAAATGTTTCGAGAAAAGATTTGGATGTTTTTAAACACCATACTAGATCATAATCCTAAAGAATATTTCAAATATGCAGTGCCAGATATAGAAAAAAGAGAGAGAAATAAGACAATATTAATTATAGTAATTACTGCCGCAATTACATTTTTATTTGATTTAATACTCAGGTATTTTTCTGTGACATTTATGTAG
- a CDS encoding M14 family metallopeptidase → MKTSTIVWTIVVLILVGIGGYFLMQGSSNNAPAVTQNQNTTTDTTKSQDNKQGGQPQAVDQHKGGSQFVIGKSVQGRDITAHYYGDGGKKILFVGGIHGGYEWNTALVAYELMDYLKANPSVIPSNEQVTVIPVLNPDGLNKVVSTTGRFAAVDVSSSADVQVSGRFNANNVDLGRNFDCNWKSDGVWQSKTVSGGSEVFSESESKAVRDYVASYKPDAVVVWYSAAGGVFASSCNNGVLPETNTITNIYAKASGYPAYKSFDFYTITGDMVDWLAKNNIPAISVLLSTHTDTEWDKNLAGIKALLEHYAQ, encoded by the coding sequence ATGAAAACATCAACTATCGTATGGACTATCGTTGTTCTTATTCTTGTCGGTATTGGCGGGTATTTTTTGATGCAAGGTTCGTCCAATAACGCGCCCGCAGTAACACAGAATCAGAATACAACAACTGACACGACGAAGTCGCAAGACAACAAGCAGGGAGGACAACCGCAGGCTGTAGATCAACACAAAGGGGGCAGTCAATTCGTCATTGGAAAGTCTGTGCAGGGACGTGATATCACTGCTCATTACTATGGTGACGGCGGTAAAAAAATTCTCTTTGTCGGTGGCATTCATGGCGGGTACGAATGGAATACAGCACTCGTTGCATACGAGCTCATGGATTATCTCAAGGCAAACCCGAGCGTCATTCCCAGCAATGAACAAGTGACGGTCATTCCTGTTTTGAATCCGGACGGTCTCAACAAAGTTGTTAGCACCACTGGTCGCTTCGCCGCAGTAGATGTTTCATCATCAGCAGACGTGCAAGTATCCGGCCGTTTTAACGCAAATAATGTAGACCTTGGTCGCAACTTCGATTGCAACTGGAAGTCTGATGGCGTTTGGCAGAGCAAAACCGTGAGTGGTGGAAGCGAAGTATTTTCCGAGTCGGAAAGCAAGGCGGTGCGAGATTATGTAGCATCATACAAACCGGATGCGGTTGTTGTCTGGTACAGCGCCGCCGGTGGCGTGTTCGCCTCAAGTTGTAATAACGGTGTTTTGCCCGAAACGAACACGATCACAAATATTTACGCAAAAGCATCAGGCTATCCCGCGTACAAAAGTTTTGATTTCTATACAATAACGGGCGATATGGTGGATTGGCTCGCAAAAAATAACATTCCCGCAATCAGTGTTCTTCTCTCCACACATACGGATACTGAATGGGATAAAAACCTTGCAGGTATAAAAGCGCTTCTCGAACACTACGCACAATAA
- a CDS encoding M14 family metallopeptidase: MRSLSSKQVITAILIVVLIGGLLAFAVLRYNKVPASPVAQPVEKVSGPIHKVIGTSVQGRAIDSYTYLPAGNSAQTSGTGDIHLAFVGGIHGGYEWNSVSLAYKFMDYLKANQEVIPKNITVSVIPSANPDGVYKVIGKEGRFAFADVSKEAATVPGRFNAHDVDLNRNFDCRWKSESMWKGNKVSAGTEPFSEPEARAVRDFVLENKPDAVIFWHSQANAVYASECKDGILPKTLDIMNAYARAAGYPAVKSFDAYAITGDAEGWLASINIPAITVELKTHETIEWDKNLAGINALFKYYGHI, translated from the coding sequence ATGCGGTCTCTTTCTTCGAAGCAGGTCATCACGGCCATTCTCATTGTTGTTTTGATTGGTGGCTTGCTCGCGTTTGCTGTTTTGCGTTATAACAAAGTGCCAGCGTCGCCGGTAGCACAGCCGGTAGAGAAAGTTTCTGGTCCGATACACAAGGTGATAGGCACGTCCGTGCAAGGGCGCGCGATCGATTCGTACACATATCTACCTGCCGGAAACTCGGCGCAGACAAGTGGAACAGGCGATATACATCTCGCGTTTGTCGGTGGCATACATGGCGGCTATGAGTGGAACAGCGTCTCTCTGGCGTATAAATTTATGGATTATCTCAAGGCAAACCAAGAGGTCATTCCCAAAAACATAACCGTTTCGGTGATTCCGTCCGCTAATCCTGACGGCGTGTATAAAGTGATAGGCAAAGAGGGTCGTTTCGCTTTTGCGGATGTGTCCAAAGAAGCGGCTACTGTTCCAGGGCGATTCAATGCCCATGATGTTGACCTCAACCGTAACTTTGACTGTAGGTGGAAATCGGAGAGTATGTGGAAAGGAAATAAAGTAAGCGCCGGAACAGAACCGTTCTCGGAGCCGGAAGCCAGGGCTGTTCGGGATTTTGTTTTAGAAAATAAGCCAGATGCTGTTATCTTCTGGCATAGTCAGGCCAATGCTGTGTACGCATCCGAGTGCAAGGACGGCATTCTTCCCAAGACACTCGACATCATGAATGCATATGCGCGCGCGGCCGGATATCCGGCAGTCAAATCATTTGACGCATACGCGATCACCGGCGATGCCGAAGGGTGGCTTGCATCCATAAACATTCCAGCAATTACTGTTGAACTTAAAACTCACGAGACCATTGAGTGGGATAAAAACTTAGCCGGTATCAACGCGCTTTTTAAGTACTATGGACATATATGA
- a CDS encoding cold shock domain-containing protein, with the protein MTGTINSLREGYGFISREGEAKDLFFHAKELRGVAFDELKKGDELTFEVIETEKGAAATNVARA; encoded by the coding sequence ATGACAGGAACAATAAATTCCCTTAGAGAAGGATATGGATTCATTTCTCGCGAAGGCGAAGCAAAGGATCTTTTTTTTCATGCAAAGGAATTGAGAGGTGTTGCATTTGATGAATTGAAAAAGGGAGACGAACTCACTTTTGAAGTCATTGAAACTGAAAAAGGCGCAGCTGCTACGAACGTAGCACGCGCGTAA
- a CDS encoding ABC-F family ATP-binding cassette domain-containing protein, translating into MAKSETVISFEEVSFEYGHNHPILDEVDFSVRQRRKVTVMGQNGAGKSTVFGLITGELNPESGNVHITKGITIATAKQVIPREDLDLTVRAFFEKCFSKKIYDIDPRIDDVLEVVNLKGHTKVHDRIIRSFSGGQQARLLLASALIQDPDILLLDEPTNNLDKAGIAHLTKFLVDYQKTCIVISHDADFLNAFTDGVLYLDIHTRKVEQYMGNYADVVKEITARMEKENRKNAQLSKEIQANKDKANFFAMKGGQMRMVAKRMRQKAEEMEEAKVDTRKEDKTIRAFKIPAQKELSGEILAISAFTTMVDHPSSSLGTSKIKSRTANISLRKNKHLLLVGPNGIGKSTLLEALANGVTKGAHIAEGVTVGYYRQDFSTLNFDDTVYQSLISVMKQPDEEVMRSVAAGFLITSAVMNTKIGSLSEGQKGLVAFARLVLEKPGLLILDEPTNHINFRHLPVIAQALDSYEGAMVLVSHVPEFVKQIRIDEILDMGK; encoded by the coding sequence ATGGCAAAGTCGGAAACAGTTATTTCGTTTGAAGAAGTGTCGTTTGAATATGGACACAACCACCCAATTTTAGATGAGGTGGATTTTTCTGTGCGACAAAGAAGAAAGGTAACTGTTATGGGTCAGAACGGCGCGGGGAAGAGTACCGTCTTTGGGCTCATCACCGGCGAGCTTAATCCGGAATCAGGGAACGTGCACATCACCAAAGGCATTACCATCGCGACCGCAAAACAGGTCATCCCGCGAGAAGATCTCGACCTCACGGTGCGCGCATTTTTCGAGAAATGTTTTTCAAAAAAAATATATGACATTGACCCGCGTATCGACGACGTGCTTGAAGTGGTGAATTTGAAAGGACACACCAAGGTGCACGATCGTATTATCCGCTCGTTTTCGGGCGGTCAGCAGGCGCGGCTTCTTCTCGCTTCCGCGCTTATCCAAGACCCGGACATCCTCCTTCTTGATGAGCCGACGAACAATTTAGATAAGGCGGGAATCGCGCATCTGACAAAATTTCTCGTGGATTATCAGAAGACGTGCATTGTTATTTCGCACGATGCAGATTTTTTGAATGCGTTTACCGATGGTGTGCTGTATTTGGATATTCATACGCGTAAAGTGGAACAGTATATGGGCAACTATGCCGATGTGGTGAAAGAGATCACTGCGCGCATGGAAAAGGAGAACAGAAAAAATGCCCAGCTTTCCAAAGAAATTCAGGCGAACAAAGATAAGGCTAACTTTTTTGCGATGAAGGGCGGACAGATGCGTATGGTGGCAAAGCGAATGAGGCAAAAGGCAGAAGAGATGGAGGAAGCAAAAGTTGACACGCGGAAAGAAGACAAGACGATACGGGCATTCAAAATCCCTGCGCAGAAGGAACTGTCAGGAGAGATCCTTGCTATCTCGGCATTTACCACGATGGTTGACCATCCCTCGAGTAGCCTCGGGACAAGTAAGATAAAATCCCGCACAGCAAATATTTCACTTCGGAAAAACAAACACTTGCTCCTTGTTGGCCCCAATGGCATCGGCAAGTCGACACTTCTTGAAGCGCTTGCGAATGGAGTTACTAAGGGCGCGCATATCGCAGAGGGTGTCACGGTCGGCTATTATCGACAGGATTTTTCCACGCTCAATTTTGACGACACGGTGTATCAGTCGCTTATTTCAGTGATGAAACAGCCGGACGAAGAAGTAATGCGTTCTGTCGCGGCGGGATTTTTAATAACCTCCGCAGTTATGAATACAAAAATCGGCAGTCTTTCAGAAGGACAAAAAGGCCTCGTTGCTTTCGCGCGTCTCGTGCTTGAGAAGCCCGGACTTCTCATCCTCGATGAGCCCACAAACCACATTAACTTTCGCCATCTGCCCGTCATCGCACAGGCGCTTGATTCCTATGAAGGCGCAATGGTTCTCGTCTCCCACGTTCCTGAATTCGTAAAGCAAATCAGAATTGACGAGATATTGGACATGGGGAAGTAG
- a CDS encoding endonuclease/exonuclease/phosphatase family protein yields the protein MTEEGEVFVYKHKGYIPEGDIGNHARNIQYVTIQTSNGPLTVVNFHGLWNGKGKTDTEDRINQSKNILEFTKNLQGEHVLCGDFNLLPDTESITILENAGLQNLIKRFGVTSTRTSHYTKPDKYADYVFITNEIKVKDFKVLPEEVSDHHALYLKIE from the coding sequence GTGACCGAAGAGGGGGAGGTTTTTGTGTATAAACATAAGGGGTATATTCCCGAAGGAGACATTGGTAATCATGCTCGCAATATTCAGTACGTTACCATCCAGACAAGTAATGGACCACTAACGGTGGTTAATTTTCATGGACTATGGAATGGGAAGGGAAAAACAGATACGGAAGACAGAATAAATCAATCAAAAAATATTTTGGAATTTACTAAAAATCTCCAAGGAGAACATGTCTTATGCGGTGATTTTAATCTTTTGCCCGATACTGAAAGTATTACCATTCTTGAAAATGCGGGTCTTCAAAATTTAATTAAACGGTTTGGTGTTACTTCGACAAGAACATCACACTACACTAAACCTGATAAATATGCCGATTATGTATTTATCACGAATGAAATAAAAGTAAAAGATTTTAAAGTGCTTCCCGAAGAAGTATCAGATCACCATGCTCTTTATCTTAAAATAGAGTAG
- a CDS encoding NYN domain-containing protein: MIQKGNNNAYIDGNNLYRGVSNSGWKIDFVRFRKWLEDKHGVIRAYYFIGLIPKEKDMYEALQKAGFTLIFKEVVYDGDGKPKGNCDADLVLQATRDVYENSCEKLVLVTSDGDYSSLVKFLQEKNKLKIILSPSVQKRCSILLKRTNAPITYLDEVKGKISLQPKEKAPIKDKP, from the coding sequence ATGATTCAAAAAGGAAATAACAATGCTTACATAGATGGTAATAATTTATATCGCGGAGTAAGTAATTCCGGTTGGAAGATCGATTTTGTCAGATTCAGAAAGTGGCTTGAGGATAAGCACGGAGTAATTCGAGCTTACTATTTTATCGGGTTGATTCCCAAGGAAAAAGATATGTATGAGGCGCTGCAGAAAGCAGGCTTCACATTGATTTTTAAAGAAGTGGTTTATGACGGAGATGGTAAGCCAAAGGGTAATTGCGATGCCGATTTGGTTTTACAGGCAACCAGAGATGTTTATGAAAATTCTTGCGAAAAATTAGTATTAGTTACTAGCGACGGAGACTACTCTAGTTTGGTAAAATTTTTGCAAGAAAAAAATAAATTAAAAATTATACTTTCCCCCAGCGTTCAAAAAAGATGTTCAATTTTATTGAAAAGAACTAACGCGCCGATTACGTATTTAGATGAAGTAAAAGGCAAAATTTCTCTGCAACCTAAAGAAAAAGCCCCCATTAAGGACAAGCCTTAA
- a CDS encoding aminoacetone oxidase family FAD-binding enzyme → MKKVEKTHFDVIVIGGGPAGMMAAGHAGEHGKSVLLLEKNKTLGKKLDMTGGGRCNITNAEYDVHEFLKHYSTAKNYLYSPFSRFGVKNTFEFFESHELPLVVEARKRAFPNTQKATDVSRVMKQYIADNHVTVKMGAAVGRVTALGGKIVSVSCGACLSENLPAALRRRHGARSQATRYTADNFIITTGGYSRPETGSTGDGFKWLKELGHTVAPGSPNIVPLAVKDAWVKKLSGISLSFMKITFFQNGNPFDDAQGKRKKAFSKKGKLLFTHFGLSGPLILNSAKQVSELLEGGEVTAEIDMYPDTDFADLERSILKTIDANKNKNLKNFLDALVPHGTDPAILMLWGLPDVNIKAHSITKEDRKRLVHILKGAPLAIKGLMGYDRAVVSDGGVSLDEVDTKTMRSRLYPNLYFAGDILNINRPSGGYSLQLCWTTGFVAGDSV, encoded by the coding sequence ATGAAAAAGGTGGAAAAAACTCATTTTGATGTTATTGTCATCGGCGGAGGTCCGGCGGGTATGATGGCGGCGGGGCATGCAGGAGAGCACGGCAAGTCCGTTCTTCTTCTTGAAAAAAATAAAACGCTTGGGAAAAAACTCGATATGACGGGCGGTGGCAGGTGCAATATCACCAACGCCGAATACGACGTCCATGAATTTTTAAAACACTACTCTACGGCAAAAAACTATCTCTACTCCCCTTTTTCACGCTTCGGTGTAAAAAATACATTTGAATTTTTTGAATCACACGAATTACCACTCGTGGTTGAAGCTCGTAAACGCGCTTTTCCCAACACGCAAAAAGCGACAGACGTGTCGCGTGTTATGAAACAATATATCGCCGATAATCACGTGACAGTAAAGATGGGTGCCGCCGTCGGACGAGTCACCGCTCTCGGCGGCAAGATTGTTTCTGTTTCTTGCGGTGCCTGCCTGAGCGAGAACCTGCCTGCCGCGCTACGGCGCAGGCACGGCGCTCGCAGTCAGGCCACCCGCTACACCGCAGATAATTTTATTATCACAACGGGCGGATATTCCCGTCCCGAAACAGGCTCGACGGGCGATGGGTTTAAATGGCTCAAAGAACTCGGCCATACTGTCGCCCCTGGAAGCCCAAATATTGTACCTCTTGCGGTCAAAGACGCGTGGGTCAAAAAACTTTCCGGCATATCACTTTCATTTATGAAAATAACTTTTTTTCAAAACGGCAACCCGTTCGACGACGCTCAGGGTAAAAGAAAAAAGGCATTTTCAAAAAAAGGAAAACTTCTCTTCACTCACTTCGGACTTTCCGGTCCACTTATTCTCAACTCCGCAAAACAGGTAAGCGAATTGCTCGAGGGGGGCGAGGTGACCGCAGAAATTGATATGTATCCCGATACTGATTTTGCGGATCTTGAGCGAAGTATTCTTAAAACCATTGATGCCAATAAAAACAAAAATCTCAAAAATTTCCTTGACGCGCTTGTCCCTCACGGCACCGACCCTGCCATCTTAATGCTCTGGGGGCTTCCCGACGTAAATATTAAAGCGCACAGCATCACCAAAGAAGACCGTAAGCGCCTCGTCCATATCTTGAAAGGTGCGCCGCTCGCCATCAAAGGACTTATGGGATATGACCGCGCTGTGGTATCGGACGGTGGGGTTTCGCTTGACGAAGTGGATACCAAAACCATGCGCTCGCGCCTCTACCCAAACCTTTATTTCGCAGGCGACATACTCAATATCAACCGCCCATCAGGCGGCTATTCCCTTCAGCTCTGCTGGACCACAGGATTTGTCGCAGGGGATAGTGTGTAG
- a CDS encoding VOC family protein: MQIKELGHVVLYVTNLETVTNFYRDVLGFREVDRNDGFAVFSSGRTHHELLLIQVGGTPRPPERVRSQSGKKGVEPGLYHIGFKVADTDQELKEIYRHLKKHHVTIIGTGDHTVTHSIYILDPDGNELELYADVSDVWKKDPKSIMSLTKPLNLD, encoded by the coding sequence ATGCAGATTAAAGAGCTTGGGCATGTTGTACTCTACGTAACCAACCTTGAAACGGTCACAAATTTTTATCGTGACGTGCTCGGATTCCGTGAAGTTGATCGCAATGATGGTTTTGCCGTTTTTTCCTCGGGACGTACACATCACGAGCTTCTTTTAATTCAAGTCGGCGGCACTCCGCGCCCGCCTGAGCGAGTTCGCTCGCAGTCAGGGAAAAAGGGAGTAGAGCCGGGGTTGTATCATATCGGTTTTAAAGTTGCAGACACCGACCAAGAATTAAAAGAAATTTACCGGCATCTAAAAAAACACCACGTAACGATCATTGGCACGGGAGATCATACCGTGACACACAGTATTTATATTCTTGATCCCGATGGGAATGAACTTGAGTTATATGCCGACGTTTCCGATGTCTGGAAAAAAGATCCGAAATCAATCATGTCGCTTACCAAACCACTTAACCTTGATTAA
- a CDS encoding class I SAM-dependent methyltransferase, whose amino-acid sequence MKRYRSKKQARRQIRESGRNKGRGGAFWNKEYKNKEHIMLSSNPSEDLVKFTRWLSRQHGGKYLNKTISILDLGCGNGRNLIYLAQQFGCHGVGFDISHEATAQATRLSNDLPLEYETRTIAGPISLPDQSQTIVLDMMTSHFLKEAERKILIGEIARVLRPDGWLFFKTFLRDEDQHAERLLRENPAGEEGSYIHPIIGVSEHVFTEKEIYDFLGEYFIIHKTSKSHRHTRHGKAWKRRSISVYAQKKN is encoded by the coding sequence ATGAAAAGATACCGGAGTAAAAAACAAGCCAGAAGACAAATCCGTGAATCCGGCAGAAATAAGGGCCGGGGCGGGGCGTTTTGGAATAAAGAATATAAAAACAAAGAACATATTATGCTTTCAAGTAACCCGAGTGAAGATCTGGTAAAGTTTACCCGATGGCTCTCTCGCCAACACGGAGGAAAATATCTCAACAAAACAATTTCAATTCTTGATCTGGGGTGCGGCAATGGGCGCAATCTTATTTACCTTGCGCAACAATTTGGGTGTCATGGTGTTGGTTTTGATATTTCACACGAAGCAACTGCGCAAGCAACTCGCTTAAGCAATGACTTACCGCTTGAATACGAAACACGAACGATCGCAGGACCTATCTCTCTCCCCGACCAGTCACAAACAATCGTGCTTGATATGATGACCTCGCACTTTCTTAAGGAAGCAGAGCGAAAAATACTCATTGGCGAAATCGCTCGCGTACTTCGTCCTGACGGATGGCTATTCTTTAAAACATTTTTACGAGACGAGGATCAGCATGCCGAACGGCTCTTGCGCGAAAATCCTGCGGGAGAAGAAGGCTCGTATATCCACCCCATCATCGGCGTTTCAGAGCATGTGTTCACTGAAAAAGAAATCTACGATTTTCTCGGCGAGTATTTCATAATTCACAAGACAAGCAAATCACATCGCCACACGCGCCACGGCAAAGCATGGAAACGCAGAAGTATTTCCGTGTATGCGCAGAAAAAGAACTGA
- the rlmB gene encoding 23S rRNA (guanosine(2251)-2'-O)-methyltransferase RlmB, with protein MKHMIPNVYIYGKHALVEALRNSPHAVTKVLLAPQGEDNEVRALAKSANIPVVDLSPKTTPHDIDSSAVHQGVIGLVSLGKLVREYREFIEGLKIDPDSSLVILGEIQDPQNVGAIIRSAAAFGVAGVLIPEHNQAPITGTVVKVSAGMAFRVPLVSIGNVNTTARDLKERGFWIYGLEGDASKNITQENFDAPAVFILGNEATGIRLKTRELCDILLSIPMNPGCESLNVSASAAVALYAWSAQHPGALGGKQE; from the coding sequence ATGAAACACATGATTCCCAATGTATATATTTACGGCAAACATGCGCTTGTGGAAGCATTGCGCAATTCACCTCATGCGGTTACGAAGGTGTTGCTTGCTCCGCAAGGTGAAGACAACGAAGTGAGAGCGCTTGCTAAGAGCGCCAACATTCCTGTCGTAGACCTTTCTCCAAAAACAACGCCCCACGATATTGATTCATCCGCGGTGCATCAAGGAGTTATCGGACTGGTATCGCTTGGCAAGCTCGTGCGCGAATACCGTGAGTTTATTGAGGGTCTGAAAATCGACCCCGATTCATCACTTGTCATTTTGGGAGAGATACAAGACCCGCAAAATGTCGGCGCAATCATTCGCTCTGCCGCGGCGTTTGGTGTTGCGGGCGTGCTTATCCCCGAGCACAATCAAGCGCCCATCACGGGTACTGTCGTTAAGGTATCTGCGGGCATGGCATTTCGTGTGCCCCTGGTTTCGATCGGGAACGTGAACACAACAGCACGTGACCTCAAGGAACGTGGTTTCTGGATCTACGGTCTTGAAGGCGATGCGTCAAAAAATATTACACAGGAGAATTTTGATGCACCGGCAGTGTTTATTTTAGGGAATGAAGCAACCGGTATTCGTCTCAAGACCCGCGAACTTTGTGATATTCTTCTTTCAATCCCCATGAATCCCGGATGCGAATCGCTTAATGTTTCGGCATCTGCCGCAGTTGCATTGTATGCATGGAGTGCGCAACATCCAGGGGCGCTTGGGGGAAAACAGGAATAA